The window AAGGCGCGTAACTTTTCGCTTTCTAACGGCTTTTTTCGTCGATCAAAACGCCGCCGTGATCGTATAGCTCGATTCGCAAGGGCATCTTGCCAAGCGCGTGCGTAGAGCAAGACAGACACGGATCGAAGGCGCGAATCACCGCCTCGACGCGGTTTAGCGCGCCCTCCGTTATATGGTTTCCATCGACGAAACGTTTTGCCGCCTGCTCTACGCCGTGATTCATAGCCAAGTTGTTATGACCGGAGGCGATAATCATATTTACCCATTCGATCAAGCCGTTTTTGTCGATCTTGTAGTGGTGCAAAAGCGTTCCGCGCGGCGCTTCGCTCATGCCTACGCCCTCGTAACGGCTTGGTTCGGCGCGAGCGCGGATATGCGGGCTAAGAATATCCTCGTCGTTTAATAGCTCGTCGATCTTTTCAAAGGCGTATATAATCTCTATCAATCTGGCGTAGTGATAATAAAAGCTGCTTAGAACCGGTCCGCGCTCGATCTGCTTAAACTCCGCGAACTCCTCTTCGGCGATCGGCGTTCCAAGTTTGTCGGCGATATTTAGCCGCGCAAGCGGTCCCACGCGATACGCGCCTTTTGGATAGCCTAACGGCTTGTAGTAGGGCGATTTTAAGTAGCTATCTTCCTCTACGGATTCGCCTATATATTGTTGGTAATCGGAAGGTTCGAGTTTGTCGGCGACGATTTTGCCCGTATGGTCGATAACGCGTACCTTGCCGTCGTAATGCTCGATCTCGCCGTTTTCGCCGACCAAGCCCAAAAAGAGGGTAGGGTAGTTTGCAAATACCCGCGCCTCCTCCCGATATTGGCTTAGCGATTTCTTGAACCAGCCCAACGTTTTTACCGCGGCTTTTAGATGGATCGGAAGCTCCGCTAAAATATCGGCTCTTACCTGCGGATCGAGAGGTTTGCGCATACCGCCCGGCACGATGGCGATCGGGTGAATACGCTTGCCGCCGCCGATCCGCTCGATAATCCTCTGCCCAAAGCTACGAATGCCAATTCCAGCCTTCACAATCTCAGAATGGCTCTCTAGCGCGCCGAATACGTTTCGTTTGGACGGATCGCTATCAAAACCCAAAAGCAGATCGGGCGCGCTCAAATAAAAAAAGTTCAAAGCGTGCGACTGCGCGATCTGCGCGAGATTGACAATTCGCCTTAGATTCGCGCCCGTTCTGGGTATCGACACGGCTAATAGATTGTCGGCGGCTTTGGAGGAGCTGATCAGGTGGCTAACGGGGCAGATACCGCACGTGCGCGCCGTTAAACCGGGCATTTCGGTGTACGGGCGACCTTGACAGAACTTCTCAAATCCGCGAAACTGCAACACGTGAAGGCTCGCTTTTTCAACCAATCCCTCGTCGTTTAACTTAATTGTAATTTTGGCGTGTCCTTCCACGCGGGTTACCGGATTAATAGTGATCGTTTTCATAGTTTACTTTCCAAACCGCGTGTGATTAAATATATCATATTCTTTGCCTTCGATCAGGCTAGATAATATGTTGTAGATCGCGTCGGCGGGAGGCGGACAACCGGGCAGGAAGCAGTCGATAAACACCCGTTCGTGTTGCGCGCTGACGCGCTCTAACTGTTTTGGCGTTTCGCGAGAGGGGCGAACGCCTTTGTTGTTGTCGCTTAGCTCGTCGTAAGCGCATTTGAGGGAGGCTTCCACGCCGACAAGGTTTCGCATAGCCGACACGTTGCCCGTTACGCCGCAATCGCCCAGCGCCAGCACCATTTTGCTGTTCTTGCGGATTTTAAGCAACTTTTCCAAATCCTCTTCGCTGCTGACCGCGCCCTCCACAATCGCCAAATCGACGTTTTCGGGGAACTCCTTCGTATCGACGTAGGGCGAGCAGACCACCTCTACTTTGCTCGCTATCTCTATCAATCTTTCGTCCATATCCAAAAAGGACATATGGCAACCTGAACAGCCGTCTAACCAGACCGTCGCGAGACGAATCTTCGCCATTATCGCCCCCTTTTCATCGTCGTCAAATAGGGCAGAAACCCGCGCCGCTTATGCTGCTCGGCGACAGAAAGTCCTTTTTCGTTAAGCGCGCCCGTCGGGCATACCTGCACGCACTTGCCGCACTCCGTGCAATTCTCGCTCTCGCCCCATGGACGACCCATTTCGGCGATAATGCGCGCCTCAAGACCGCGCGCGAACACGTCGAGAATATGCGCGCCTTCGATCTCGTCGCACACGCGGACGCACCTTAGACACAAAATACAGCGATTTGGATCGTTGATAAACCTTCTGTGCGAGGCGTCCACCTGCAACTTTGGATAGAGATATGGAACCTCGACGTGCGTTAAGCCCACCTTCGCGCCCATCTTCTGCAACTCGCAGTGCGCGTTGCTAACGCATACGGAGCAGATATGATTTCGCTCGGCAAACAGAAAGCTCAATATCGTTTTGCGATGTTTTCTTAGCCTTTCCGTGTCGGTCGATACGACCATTCCGTCTTTGATGCGCGTGGTACAGGCGGGCTTTAACTCTCTTTGCCCCGCAATCTCGACAAGACAGAGGCGGCACGCGCCAATATCCGATAACCCCTCGATCGCGCAGAGCGTAGGAATATCGATATTGTTCTCTCTAGCCACTTGCAAGATCGTTTGATCGCTTCGCGCGCTGAACGCCTGATCGTTGATCGTAAGCGTTTTGGTGCGGGCGCGTTGAACGTTTGCGTCTATCATTCGATCTCCTTTTTAACGCCCGCGATATACTCTTCTTTGAAGTATTTAAGCGTCGATAGCGCCGGATTTGGCGCGGTTTGCCCAAGTCCGCAAAGGCTGGTTTCTTTGATCATTTGGCATAGATTTTCAAGCAAAACAAGATCGTTTTGGCTCGCCTCTTTTTTCGCGAACTTATCGAGCAGGTTGTGCAGTTGCGCCGTTCCGACGCGACAGGGAACGCATTTGCCGCACGATTCCGTCATGCAGAACTCTAAAAAGAACTTCGCCACGTCGACCATCGAACTTGTTTCGTCCATCACGATTACGCCGCCGCTACCCATAATAGAGCCGATCTCTTTTAGCGATTCGTAGTCGATCGGCTGATCAAGTAGCGAGGCGGGAATACAGCCGCCGCTAGGTCCGCCCGTTTGAACGGCTTTAAACTCCTTACCGCCCTCGATACCGCCGCCGACGTCGAAAACAAGCTCCCTTAACGTCATTCCCATAGGCACCTCCACAAGCCCCGTATGCTTGACTTGCCCCGTAAGCGCGAATACTTTGGAGCCCTTTGATTTCTCCGTGCCGAACCCCGCAAACCATTCGCCGCCGTTTCTTAAAATCGGCGGTATATTGGCGTAGGTTTCTACGTTGTTTAATACAGTCGGTTGCCCGTTGAAGCCGCGATCGCTCAAATGCGGCGGTTTTTGGCGCGGATTGCCGCGATTGCCCTCGATCGACGCGATCAAGGCGGTAGCCTCGCCGCATACAAACGCGCCGCCGCCAAGTCTAACCTCGACGCTGAAACTAAAGGGCGTGCCGGCGATCTTCTGTCCTAATAAGCCGTTTCTTTCCGCGTCTTTGATCGCCCTTTTTAAACGTTCGACGGCGACGGGATATTCGGCGCGAACATAGATAAATCCTTGATCCGCTCCGACGGCATAACCGCAGATCGCCATTCCTTCCAACACGCGGTGCGGATCGGACTCCATTACGGCGCGATCCATAAACGCGCCCGGATCGCCCTCGTCGCCGTTACAGATCACATATTTTTTGTCGCTGATCGCTTTGGCTACGCTCTCCCATTTTAATCCTGTTGGATAACCGCCGCCGCCGCGTCCGCGAAGCGCGCTGATTTTTACTTGCTCGATCGTTTCTTCGGGGCTTAGGTGGGTAAGCGCGTAAAATAGCGCGTGATAGCCGTTGCTTAGAATGTAGTCGTCGAGGCTGTCGGGGTTGATAATGCCGGCGTTTTCCAGCACGATCTTCTTTTGTTTGGTAAAAAATGGAATATCAGTTTCGC is drawn from Helicobacteraceae bacterium and contains these coding sequences:
- a CDS encoding Ni/Fe hydrogenase subunit alpha: MKTITINPVTRVEGHAKITIKLNDEGLVEKASLHVLQFRGFEKFCQGRPYTEMPGLTARTCGICPVSHLISSSKAADNLLAVSIPRTGANLRRIVNLAQIAQSHALNFFYLSAPDLLLGFDSDPSKRNVFGALESHSEIVKAGIGIRSFGQRIIERIGGGKRIHPIAIVPGGMRKPLDPQVRADILAELPIHLKAAVKTLGWFKKSLSQYREEARVFANYPTLFLGLVGENGEIEHYDGKVRVIDHTGKIVADKLEPSDYQQYIGESVEEDSYLKSPYYKPLGYPKGAYRVGPLARLNIADKLGTPIAEEEFAEFKQIERGPVLSSFYYHYARLIEIIYAFEKIDELLNDEDILSPHIRARAEPSRYEGVGMSEAPRGTLLHHYKIDKNGLIEWVNMIIASGHNNLAMNHGVEQAAKRFVDGNHITEGALNRVEAVIRAFDPCLSCSTHALGKMPLRIELYDHGGVLIDEKSR
- the hoxU gene encoding bidirectional hydrogenase complex protein HoxU; protein product: MIDANVQRARTKTLTINDQAFSARSDQTILQVARENNIDIPTLCAIEGLSDIGACRLCLVEIAGQRELKPACTTRIKDGMVVSTDTERLRKHRKTILSFLFAERNHICSVCVSNAHCELQKMGAKVGLTHVEVPYLYPKLQVDASHRRFINDPNRCILCLRCVRVCDEIEGAHILDVFARGLEARIIAEMGRPWGESENCTECGKCVQVCPTGALNEKGLSVAEQHKRRGFLPYLTTMKRGR
- a CDS encoding SLBB domain-containing protein; translation: MPQTLEELEELTKALQEKRAEIKEEINVCLGTNCLAIGNDETKKSLEKRLADKPNAQNYRIKPVGCHGLCAQGPLVIVNSVANEHEEIVYEKVKNSDAERLIDAIVGETNPDTIKDLRCETDIPFFTKQKKIVLENAGIINPDSLDDYILSNGYHALFYALTHLSPEETIEQVKISALRGRGGGGYPTGLKWESVAKAISDKKYVICNGDEGDPGAFMDRAVMESDPHRVLEGMAICGYAVGADQGFIYVRAEYPVAVERLKRAIKDAERNGLLGQKIAGTPFSFSVEVRLGGGAFVCGEATALIASIEGNRGNPRQKPPHLSDRGFNGQPTVLNNVETYANIPPILRNGGEWFAGFGTEKSKGSKVFALTGQVKHTGLVEVPMGMTLRELVFDVGGGIEGGKEFKAVQTGGPSGGCIPASLLDQPIDYESLKEIGSIMGSGGVIVMDETSSMVDVAKFFLEFCMTESCGKCVPCRVGTAQLHNLLDKFAKKEASQNDLVLLENLCQMIKETSLCGLGQTAPNPALSTLKYFKEEYIAGVKKEIE